The following proteins are co-located in the Macadamia integrifolia cultivar HAES 741 chromosome 3, SCU_Mint_v3, whole genome shotgun sequence genome:
- the LOC122074857 gene encoding 60S ribosomal protein L6-like, with product MAPKERKPRVTRNPDLIRGVGKHSRSKMYHKRGLWAIKAKNGGVFPRHDAKPAAPKPEEKAPKFYPADDVKKPLINKHKPKPTKLRASITPGTVLIILAGRFKGKRVVFLKQLPSGLLLVTGPFKINGVPLRRVNQSYVIATSTKVDIAGVNVEKFGDKYFAKEVKKKKKKGEGEFFEAEKEEKKALPQEKKDDQKAVDALLISAIEGVPDLKAYLAARFSLSSGMKPHELVF from the exons ATGGCGCCGAAGGAGAGGAAGCCTAGGGTTACAAGAAACCCTGATCTGATACGAGGTGTTGGTAAGCACTCGCGATCGAAGATGTACCACAAACGTGGTCTCTGGGCTATCAAGGCCAAGAACGGTGGTGTCTTCCCTCGACACGATGCTAAGCCGGCGGCACCGAAACCTGAAGAAAAGGCTCCCAAGTTCTATCCCGCAGATGATGTCAAGAAGCCCCTCATTAACAAGCACAAGCCTAAGCCTACTAAGCTCAG GGCGAGCATCACTCCAGGAACTGTTCTGATTATACTCGCTGGAAGATTCAAGGGGAAAAGAGTTGTTTTCCTGAAGCAACTTCCATCTGGATTGCTTCTCGTTACTG GTCCATTCAAGATCAATGGAGTTCCTCTACGGCGTGTTAACCAGTCATATGTGATTGCGACCTCCACCAAGGTTGACATTGCTGGTGTTAATGTGGAGAAATTTGGTGACAAATACTTTGCCAAGGaagttaagaagaagaaaaagaagggggaaGGCGAATTCTTTGAAGCAGAAAAGGAG GAAAAGAAGGCACTTCCACAGGAGAAGAAAGATGACCAAAAGGCGGTGGATGCTCTTTTGATTAGTGCCATCGAAGGAGTTCCAGACTTGAAGGCTTACTTGGCTGCGAGGTTCTCTCTTAGTTCAGGCATGAAACCTCATGAGCTTGTCTTCTAG
- the LOC122073164 gene encoding hemiasterlin resistant protein 1-like: MPRRSSGGRPAPRAASRPASVRNPPQPASHAPPPAPAQSGGGGSMLGGLGATIAQGMAFGTGSAVAHRAVDAVMGPRTIQHETVASEGATAAAAPTMNSVGGSDACNIHSRAFQDCLNNYGSDISKCQFYLDMLSECRRNSGSVMGA; this comes from the exons ATGCCTCGCAGAAGCTCCGGAG gaaggcctgccccTCGGGCTGCTTCTCGTCCTGCATCTGTGCGTAATCCCCCTCAACCAG CAAGCCATGCTCCTCCACCAGCTCCTGCTCAGAGTGGTGGCGGTGGATCCATGCTCGGAGGTCTTGGTGCCACCATAGCTCAGG GTATGGCTTTTGGCACTGGGAGTGCAGTTGCACACAGGGCTGTTGATGCTGTTATGGGCCCACGCACTATTCAACATGAAACTGTTGCATCGGAGGGTGCCACTGCTGCTGCAGCTCCAACCATGAACAGTGTTGGTGGTTCAGATGCATGCAATATTCACTCCAGGGCCTTCCAAGAT TGCCTGAACAACTATGGGAGTGACATCAGTAAATGCCAGTTCTACCTGGATATGTTGTCCGAGTGCAGGAGGAATTCTGGTTCAGTGATGGGTGCCTAA